A section of the Triticum dicoccoides isolate Atlit2015 ecotype Zavitan chromosome 7A, WEW_v2.0, whole genome shotgun sequence genome encodes:
- the LOC119334711 gene encoding uncharacterized protein LOC119334711 isoform X5, protein MALAFLPPAPAVHHPPRPLNPPPPASATNTGFSFLFPPASRWPSLQRASSAAAGGGAGSSEAPAESSLDADLLRRVSGAEDADRALDIVAESLGGGAGSGSKASLDASDSNAIVAAALDRGNVDLALSVFDAMRAGLARVGRWGWARPDARTYALLVQRLAAALRVSDAIRIVDYVSRAGVSSAEEVPFGITVRCPTCMVAIAVAQPQHGTQVVSCSKCRYQYELFSGDVTSIESEEVSMDISAFEKALQFINVMKDDLPAAVHSIVIRTPSGTARTHRFATKTVELPAQGGERVTISLAAPANAYRQMGPLKIAARSKGFSPGEPMCLTNHVSGEISKLLRVPSKNAGPLFLSPYLVGGAVALLASGDAVSAFIDPSLPRLITATVIASAAVGTTLNQVILPETRKLPQKAVDIVAVQQKLLSQYDMLQSRLKDLKQLVEKECPELFHRRCGCLQECVSWRTRY, encoded by the exons ATggcgctcgccttcctcccgcccgCGCCCGCAGTCCACCATCCGCCGCGCCCCCTCAATCCCCCGCCGCCCGCGTCCGCCACCAACACCGGATTCTCTTTCCTCTTCCCACCCGCCTCCCGCTGGCCCTCCCTGCAGAGGGCCAGCTCCGCGGCAGCCGGCGGTGGCGCCGGCTCGTCAGAAGCGCCGGCCGAAAGCTCGCTCGACGCAGACCTCCTCCGGAGGGTCTCCGGGGCAGAGGACGCGGACCGAGCGCTGGACATTGTCGCGGAGTCGCTGGGAGGCGGGGCCGGCTCCGGCTCGAAAGCGTCCCTTGACGCGTCCGACTCCAATGCGATAGTAGCGGCGGCGCTTGACCGGGGCAACGTCGACCTCGCGCTCTCCGTCTTCGACGCGATGCGCGCCGGCCTGGCGCGAG TAGGGCGCTGGGGCTGGGCAAGGCCGGACGCGCGGACCTACGCGTTGCTTGTACAGAGATTGGCGGCGGCTCTGCGCGTTTCTGATGCTATCAGGATAGTCGACTACGTGTCCCGTGCGGGTGTATCTTCTGCAGAGGAG GTCCCGTTTGGCATAACTGTTCGCTGTCCAACCTGCATGGTGGCAATTGCTGTCGCACAGCCTCAGCATGGAACTCAG GTGGTTTCTTGTTCGAAGTGCCGGTACCAATATGAACTATTTTCTGGAGACGTTACAAGCATCGAGTCAGAAGAAGTGAG CATGGATATTTCAGCTTTTGAGAAGGCCTTGCAATTTATAAATGTGATGAAAGATGATCTTCCAGCTGCCGTTCACTCTATCGTG ATCCGTACACCCTCAGGAACAGCCCGCACACATAGATTTGCTACCAAGACTGTGGAACTGCCTGCTCAAGGAGGAGAAAGAGTGACCATTTCCTTGGCTGCCCCAGCCAATGCTTATCGTCAGATGGGTCCCCTCAAGATCGCGGCACGCTCAAAAGGGTTTAGTCCAGGAGAACCCATGTGCCTCACTAACCATGTCAGTGGAGAGATCTCAAAGTTGCTAAGAGTGCCATCAAAGAATGCGGGACCATTGTTTCTTAGTCCTTATCTAGTTGGCGGTGCTGTTGCTTTGCTTGCTTCTGGAGATGCTGTTTCTGCATTCATTGATCCAAGCCTCCCTAGACTAATTACAGCAACTGTCATTGCATCGGCTGCTGTTGGGACAACACTAAATCAAGTGATCCTGCCAGAGACACGAAAG CTTCCGCAAAAGGCGGTAGACATAGTTGCTGTACAGCAGAAACTCTTATCTCAATATGACATGCTTCAAAGTCGTCTTAAGGATCTGAAACAGCTTGTTGAAAAAGAG tgtccagaatTATTCCATCGAAGGTGTGGATGCTTGCAAGAATGTGTCAGTTGGAGAACAAGATATTAG
- the LOC119334711 gene encoding uncharacterized protein LOC119334711 isoform X1, producing the protein MALAFLPPAPAVHHPPRPLNPPPPASATNTGFSFLFPPASRWPSLQRASSAAAGGGAGSSEAPAESSLDADLLRRVSGAEDADRALDIVAESLGGGAGSGSKASLDASDSNAIVAAALDRGNVDLALSVFDAMRAGLARVGRWGWARPDARTYALLVQRLAAALRVSDAIRIVDYVSRAGVSSAEEVPFGITVRCPTCMVAIAVAQPQHGTQVVSCSKCRYQYELFSGDVTSIESEEVSMDISAFEKALQFINVMKDDLPAAVHSIVIRTPSGTARTHRFATKTVELPAQGGERVTISLAAPANAYRQMGPLKIAARSKGFSPGEPMCLTNHVSGEISKLLRVPSKNAGPLFLSPYLVGGAVALLASGDAVSAFIDPSLPRLITATVIASAAVGTTLNQVILPETRKLPQKAVDIVAVQQKLLSQYDMLQSRLKDLKQLVEKEVWMLARMCQLENKILAVGEPSYRARRGRVKRVRKSLETTLLAKIELMESYAKLCSMIEIEVEMDSDVIVAEAATGAERISEQIEQLMEIDSLEEQWRIQAEANDEAERLLGSDSSEALSAERV; encoded by the exons ATggcgctcgccttcctcccgcccgCGCCCGCAGTCCACCATCCGCCGCGCCCCCTCAATCCCCCGCCGCCCGCGTCCGCCACCAACACCGGATTCTCTTTCCTCTTCCCACCCGCCTCCCGCTGGCCCTCCCTGCAGAGGGCCAGCTCCGCGGCAGCCGGCGGTGGCGCCGGCTCGTCAGAAGCGCCGGCCGAAAGCTCGCTCGACGCAGACCTCCTCCGGAGGGTCTCCGGGGCAGAGGACGCGGACCGAGCGCTGGACATTGTCGCGGAGTCGCTGGGAGGCGGGGCCGGCTCCGGCTCGAAAGCGTCCCTTGACGCGTCCGACTCCAATGCGATAGTAGCGGCGGCGCTTGACCGGGGCAACGTCGACCTCGCGCTCTCCGTCTTCGACGCGATGCGCGCCGGCCTGGCGCGAG TAGGGCGCTGGGGCTGGGCAAGGCCGGACGCGCGGACCTACGCGTTGCTTGTACAGAGATTGGCGGCGGCTCTGCGCGTTTCTGATGCTATCAGGATAGTCGACTACGTGTCCCGTGCGGGTGTATCTTCTGCAGAGGAG GTCCCGTTTGGCATAACTGTTCGCTGTCCAACCTGCATGGTGGCAATTGCTGTCGCACAGCCTCAGCATGGAACTCAG GTGGTTTCTTGTTCGAAGTGCCGGTACCAATATGAACTATTTTCTGGAGACGTTACAAGCATCGAGTCAGAAGAAGTGAG CATGGATATTTCAGCTTTTGAGAAGGCCTTGCAATTTATAAATGTGATGAAAGATGATCTTCCAGCTGCCGTTCACTCTATCGTG ATCCGTACACCCTCAGGAACAGCCCGCACACATAGATTTGCTACCAAGACTGTGGAACTGCCTGCTCAAGGAGGAGAAAGAGTGACCATTTCCTTGGCTGCCCCAGCCAATGCTTATCGTCAGATGGGTCCCCTCAAGATCGCGGCACGCTCAAAAGGGTTTAGTCCAGGAGAACCCATGTGCCTCACTAACCATGTCAGTGGAGAGATCTCAAAGTTGCTAAGAGTGCCATCAAAGAATGCGGGACCATTGTTTCTTAGTCCTTATCTAGTTGGCGGTGCTGTTGCTTTGCTTGCTTCTGGAGATGCTGTTTCTGCATTCATTGATCCAAGCCTCCCTAGACTAATTACAGCAACTGTCATTGCATCGGCTGCTGTTGGGACAACACTAAATCAAGTGATCCTGCCAGAGACACGAAAG CTTCCGCAAAAGGCGGTAGACATAGTTGCTGTACAGCAGAAACTCTTATCTCAATATGACATGCTTCAAAGTCGTCTTAAGGATCTGAAACAGCTTGTTGAAAAAGAG GTGTGGATGCTTGCAAGAATGTGTCAGTTGGAGAACAAGATATTAGCAGTAGGCGAACCATCATATCG TGCTCGACGTGGTAGAGTGAAGAGGGTACGAAAAAGCTTGGAAACTACGCTTTTGGCAAAGATTGAGCTGATGGAAAGTTATGCAAAA TTATGTTCTATGATTGAAATTGAAGTTGAAATGGACTCTGATGTTATCGTTGCTGAAGCAGCAACCGGTGCA GAAAGAATATCAGAACAAATTGAACAGTTGATGGAGATTGACAGTCTTGAAGAG CAATGGCGTATACAAGCCGAGGCTAATGATGAAGCAGAAAGGCTTCTTGGTTCAGATTCTTCGGAAGCATTGTCTGCTGAGCGTGTATGA
- the LOC119334711 gene encoding uncharacterized protein LOC119334711 isoform X3, whose amino-acid sequence MALAFLPPAPAVHHPPRPLNPPPPASATNTGFSFLFPPASRWPSLQRASSAAAGGGAGSSEAPAESSLDADLLRRVSGAEDADRALDIVAESLGGGAGSGSKASLDASDSNAIVAAALDRGNVDLALSVFDAMRAGLARVGRWGWARPDARTYALLVQRLAAALRVSDAIRIVDYVSRAGVSSAEEVPFGITVRCPTCMVAIAVAQPQHGTQVVSCSKCRYQYELFSGDVTSIESEEVSMDISAFEKALQFINVMKDDLPAAVHSIVIRTPSGTARTHRFATKTVELPAQGGERVTISLAAPANAYRQMGPLKIAARSKGFSPGEPMCLTNHVSGEISKLLRVPSKNAGPLFLSPYLVGGAVALLASGDAVSAFIDPSLPRLITATVIASAAVGTTLNQVILPETRKLPQKAVDIVAVQQKLLSQYDMLQSRLKDLKQLVEKENYSIEGVDACKNVSVGEQDISSRRTIISCFMRRIEHCTN is encoded by the exons ATggcgctcgccttcctcccgcccgCGCCCGCAGTCCACCATCCGCCGCGCCCCCTCAATCCCCCGCCGCCCGCGTCCGCCACCAACACCGGATTCTCTTTCCTCTTCCCACCCGCCTCCCGCTGGCCCTCCCTGCAGAGGGCCAGCTCCGCGGCAGCCGGCGGTGGCGCCGGCTCGTCAGAAGCGCCGGCCGAAAGCTCGCTCGACGCAGACCTCCTCCGGAGGGTCTCCGGGGCAGAGGACGCGGACCGAGCGCTGGACATTGTCGCGGAGTCGCTGGGAGGCGGGGCCGGCTCCGGCTCGAAAGCGTCCCTTGACGCGTCCGACTCCAATGCGATAGTAGCGGCGGCGCTTGACCGGGGCAACGTCGACCTCGCGCTCTCCGTCTTCGACGCGATGCGCGCCGGCCTGGCGCGAG TAGGGCGCTGGGGCTGGGCAAGGCCGGACGCGCGGACCTACGCGTTGCTTGTACAGAGATTGGCGGCGGCTCTGCGCGTTTCTGATGCTATCAGGATAGTCGACTACGTGTCCCGTGCGGGTGTATCTTCTGCAGAGGAG GTCCCGTTTGGCATAACTGTTCGCTGTCCAACCTGCATGGTGGCAATTGCTGTCGCACAGCCTCAGCATGGAACTCAG GTGGTTTCTTGTTCGAAGTGCCGGTACCAATATGAACTATTTTCTGGAGACGTTACAAGCATCGAGTCAGAAGAAGTGAG CATGGATATTTCAGCTTTTGAGAAGGCCTTGCAATTTATAAATGTGATGAAAGATGATCTTCCAGCTGCCGTTCACTCTATCGTG ATCCGTACACCCTCAGGAACAGCCCGCACACATAGATTTGCTACCAAGACTGTGGAACTGCCTGCTCAAGGAGGAGAAAGAGTGACCATTTCCTTGGCTGCCCCAGCCAATGCTTATCGTCAGATGGGTCCCCTCAAGATCGCGGCACGCTCAAAAGGGTTTAGTCCAGGAGAACCCATGTGCCTCACTAACCATGTCAGTGGAGAGATCTCAAAGTTGCTAAGAGTGCCATCAAAGAATGCGGGACCATTGTTTCTTAGTCCTTATCTAGTTGGCGGTGCTGTTGCTTTGCTTGCTTCTGGAGATGCTGTTTCTGCATTCATTGATCCAAGCCTCCCTAGACTAATTACAGCAACTGTCATTGCATCGGCTGCTGTTGGGACAACACTAAATCAAGTGATCCTGCCAGAGACACGAAAG CTTCCGCAAAAGGCGGTAGACATAGTTGCTGTACAGCAGAAACTCTTATCTCAATATGACATGCTTCAAAGTCGTCTTAAGGATCTGAAACAGCTTGTTGAAAAAGAG aatTATTCCATCGAAGGTGTGGATGCTTGCAAGAATGTGTCAGTTGGAGAACAAGATATTAGCAGTAGGCGAACCATCATATCG TGTTTTATGAGGAGAATTGAGCATTGTACAAACTAA
- the LOC119334711 gene encoding uncharacterized protein LOC119334711 isoform X4, translating into MALAFLPPAPAVHHPPRPLNPPPPASATNTGFSFLFPPASRWPSLQRASSAAAGGGAGSSEAPAESSLDADLLRRVSGAEDADRALDIVAESLGGGAGSGSKASLDASDSNAIVAAALDRGNVDLALSVFDAMRAGLARVGRWGWARPDARTYALLVQRLAAALRVSDAIRIVDYVSRAGVSSAEEVPFGITVRCPTCMVAIAVAQPQHGTQVVSCSKCRYQYELFSGDVTSIESEEVSMDISAFEKALQFINVMKDDLPAAVHSIVIRTPSGTARTHRFATKTVELPAQGGERVTISLAAPANAYRQMGPLKIAARSKGFSPGEPMCLTNHVSGEISKLLRVPSKNAGPLFLSPYLVGGAVALLASGDAVSAFIDPSLPRLITATVIASAAVGTTLNQVILPETRKLPQKAVDIVAVQQKLLSQYDMLQSRLKDLKQLVEKEVWMLARMCQLENKILAVGEPSYRVL; encoded by the exons ATggcgctcgccttcctcccgcccgCGCCCGCAGTCCACCATCCGCCGCGCCCCCTCAATCCCCCGCCGCCCGCGTCCGCCACCAACACCGGATTCTCTTTCCTCTTCCCACCCGCCTCCCGCTGGCCCTCCCTGCAGAGGGCCAGCTCCGCGGCAGCCGGCGGTGGCGCCGGCTCGTCAGAAGCGCCGGCCGAAAGCTCGCTCGACGCAGACCTCCTCCGGAGGGTCTCCGGGGCAGAGGACGCGGACCGAGCGCTGGACATTGTCGCGGAGTCGCTGGGAGGCGGGGCCGGCTCCGGCTCGAAAGCGTCCCTTGACGCGTCCGACTCCAATGCGATAGTAGCGGCGGCGCTTGACCGGGGCAACGTCGACCTCGCGCTCTCCGTCTTCGACGCGATGCGCGCCGGCCTGGCGCGAG TAGGGCGCTGGGGCTGGGCAAGGCCGGACGCGCGGACCTACGCGTTGCTTGTACAGAGATTGGCGGCGGCTCTGCGCGTTTCTGATGCTATCAGGATAGTCGACTACGTGTCCCGTGCGGGTGTATCTTCTGCAGAGGAG GTCCCGTTTGGCATAACTGTTCGCTGTCCAACCTGCATGGTGGCAATTGCTGTCGCACAGCCTCAGCATGGAACTCAG GTGGTTTCTTGTTCGAAGTGCCGGTACCAATATGAACTATTTTCTGGAGACGTTACAAGCATCGAGTCAGAAGAAGTGAG CATGGATATTTCAGCTTTTGAGAAGGCCTTGCAATTTATAAATGTGATGAAAGATGATCTTCCAGCTGCCGTTCACTCTATCGTG ATCCGTACACCCTCAGGAACAGCCCGCACACATAGATTTGCTACCAAGACTGTGGAACTGCCTGCTCAAGGAGGAGAAAGAGTGACCATTTCCTTGGCTGCCCCAGCCAATGCTTATCGTCAGATGGGTCCCCTCAAGATCGCGGCACGCTCAAAAGGGTTTAGTCCAGGAGAACCCATGTGCCTCACTAACCATGTCAGTGGAGAGATCTCAAAGTTGCTAAGAGTGCCATCAAAGAATGCGGGACCATTGTTTCTTAGTCCTTATCTAGTTGGCGGTGCTGTTGCTTTGCTTGCTTCTGGAGATGCTGTTTCTGCATTCATTGATCCAAGCCTCCCTAGACTAATTACAGCAACTGTCATTGCATCGGCTGCTGTTGGGACAACACTAAATCAAGTGATCCTGCCAGAGACACGAAAG CTTCCGCAAAAGGCGGTAGACATAGTTGCTGTACAGCAGAAACTCTTATCTCAATATGACATGCTTCAAAGTCGTCTTAAGGATCTGAAACAGCTTGTTGAAAAAGAG GTGTGGATGCTTGCAAGAATGTGTCAGTTGGAGAACAAGATATTAGCAGTAGGCGAACCATCATATCG TGTTTTATGA
- the LOC119334711 gene encoding uncharacterized protein LOC119334711 isoform X2, which produces MALAFLPPAPAVHHPPRPLNPPPPASATNTGFSFLFPPASRWPSLQRASSAAAGGGAGSSEAPAESSLDADLLRRVSGAEDADRALDIVAESLGGGAGSGSKASLDASDSNAIVAAALDRGNVDLALSVFDAMRAGLARVGRWGWARPDARTYALLVQRLAAALRVSDAIRIVDYVSRAGVSSAEVPFGITVRCPTCMVAIAVAQPQHGTQVVSCSKCRYQYELFSGDVTSIESEEVSMDISAFEKALQFINVMKDDLPAAVHSIVIRTPSGTARTHRFATKTVELPAQGGERVTISLAAPANAYRQMGPLKIAARSKGFSPGEPMCLTNHVSGEISKLLRVPSKNAGPLFLSPYLVGGAVALLASGDAVSAFIDPSLPRLITATVIASAAVGTTLNQVILPETRKLPQKAVDIVAVQQKLLSQYDMLQSRLKDLKQLVEKEVWMLARMCQLENKILAVGEPSYRARRGRVKRVRKSLETTLLAKIELMESYAKLCSMIEIEVEMDSDVIVAEAATGAERISEQIEQLMEIDSLEEQWRIQAEANDEAERLLGSDSSEALSAERV; this is translated from the exons ATggcgctcgccttcctcccgcccgCGCCCGCAGTCCACCATCCGCCGCGCCCCCTCAATCCCCCGCCGCCCGCGTCCGCCACCAACACCGGATTCTCTTTCCTCTTCCCACCCGCCTCCCGCTGGCCCTCCCTGCAGAGGGCCAGCTCCGCGGCAGCCGGCGGTGGCGCCGGCTCGTCAGAAGCGCCGGCCGAAAGCTCGCTCGACGCAGACCTCCTCCGGAGGGTCTCCGGGGCAGAGGACGCGGACCGAGCGCTGGACATTGTCGCGGAGTCGCTGGGAGGCGGGGCCGGCTCCGGCTCGAAAGCGTCCCTTGACGCGTCCGACTCCAATGCGATAGTAGCGGCGGCGCTTGACCGGGGCAACGTCGACCTCGCGCTCTCCGTCTTCGACGCGATGCGCGCCGGCCTGGCGCGAG TAGGGCGCTGGGGCTGGGCAAGGCCGGACGCGCGGACCTACGCGTTGCTTGTACAGAGATTGGCGGCGGCTCTGCGCGTTTCTGATGCTATCAGGATAGTCGACTACGTGTCCCGTGCGGGTGTATCTTCTGCAGAG GTCCCGTTTGGCATAACTGTTCGCTGTCCAACCTGCATGGTGGCAATTGCTGTCGCACAGCCTCAGCATGGAACTCAG GTGGTTTCTTGTTCGAAGTGCCGGTACCAATATGAACTATTTTCTGGAGACGTTACAAGCATCGAGTCAGAAGAAGTGAG CATGGATATTTCAGCTTTTGAGAAGGCCTTGCAATTTATAAATGTGATGAAAGATGATCTTCCAGCTGCCGTTCACTCTATCGTG ATCCGTACACCCTCAGGAACAGCCCGCACACATAGATTTGCTACCAAGACTGTGGAACTGCCTGCTCAAGGAGGAGAAAGAGTGACCATTTCCTTGGCTGCCCCAGCCAATGCTTATCGTCAGATGGGTCCCCTCAAGATCGCGGCACGCTCAAAAGGGTTTAGTCCAGGAGAACCCATGTGCCTCACTAACCATGTCAGTGGAGAGATCTCAAAGTTGCTAAGAGTGCCATCAAAGAATGCGGGACCATTGTTTCTTAGTCCTTATCTAGTTGGCGGTGCTGTTGCTTTGCTTGCTTCTGGAGATGCTGTTTCTGCATTCATTGATCCAAGCCTCCCTAGACTAATTACAGCAACTGTCATTGCATCGGCTGCTGTTGGGACAACACTAAATCAAGTGATCCTGCCAGAGACACGAAAG CTTCCGCAAAAGGCGGTAGACATAGTTGCTGTACAGCAGAAACTCTTATCTCAATATGACATGCTTCAAAGTCGTCTTAAGGATCTGAAACAGCTTGTTGAAAAAGAG GTGTGGATGCTTGCAAGAATGTGTCAGTTGGAGAACAAGATATTAGCAGTAGGCGAACCATCATATCG TGCTCGACGTGGTAGAGTGAAGAGGGTACGAAAAAGCTTGGAAACTACGCTTTTGGCAAAGATTGAGCTGATGGAAAGTTATGCAAAA TTATGTTCTATGATTGAAATTGAAGTTGAAATGGACTCTGATGTTATCGTTGCTGAAGCAGCAACCGGTGCA GAAAGAATATCAGAACAAATTGAACAGTTGATGGAGATTGACAGTCTTGAAGAG CAATGGCGTATACAAGCCGAGGCTAATGATGAAGCAGAAAGGCTTCTTGGTTCAGATTCTTCGGAAGCATTGTCTGCTGAGCGTGTATGA